Proteins encoded together in one Prunus dulcis chromosome 3, ALMONDv2, whole genome shotgun sequence window:
- the LOC117622948 gene encoding protein ANTI-SILENCING 1, translating into MVGLEETNMEDDYFNWGKKGGVGEVERVQFYESFTLEGMEYSLYDCVHLYRSGCCETDVGKLVEIYDTEDHEKKIKVVWFFRPSDIHNFLGDWKPRRNEILLASGVGQGLSNVNPLEAIVQKCNVVCTSKDVRNPQSSEEELRMASYIFSHNFDVGKRQILENFPDEISGIKVECFFNKRNNQQLFRLPKFLTNLTDPAGPSNVPSKLELDEAKASPVKNKSKESMVGTGEQGCASNEMLRLKLALDGNGTQSARISHGQDKERHKVRFVDQPHISASDCVAFTKGDTSRKKPDGVAFTRGDASRKKPYIDKRSWFKQPSWEEKLQRAQDAGHLVLLDNLDPSYASSEVEALVWKAFREKVEAKMIQYSTFSTPQYGKAFVIFKSKITADRVISELNERCLVSENWRPVIGIRRSLKGPDKTARFVGHLSIAKIRLQSQREEMRKAVSTSHCSQPNTIEYDMALEWCLQQEKSDACWKNLYEKQMKEIREARKAITNL; encoded by the exons ATGGTAGGGTTGGAAGAGACAAATATGGAAGATGATTATTTTAACTGGGGTAAGAAAGGTGGAGTTGGGGAAGTGGAACGTGTCCAGTTCTACGAGTCATTCACTTTGGAAGGCATGGAATACTCGCTGTATGATTGTGTACATCTTTACAGAAGTGGTTGTTGTGAGACTGATGTCGGTAAGCTTGTGGAAATATATGACACAGAGGACCatgaaaagaagataaagGTCGTGTGGTTTTTTCGTCCTTCGGATATACATAACTTTTTGGGTGATTGGAAACCACGCCGGAACGAGATACTTTTAGCTTCTGGTGTGGGTCAAGGCCTCTCCAATGTCAATCCTCTG GAAGCAATAGTTCAAAAATGCAATGTTGTCTGCACATCAAAGGATGTGAGGAATCCTCAGTCATCTGAAGAAGAGTTGAGAATGGCTAGTTACATTTTCTCTCATAATTTTGATGTAGGAAAGCGCCAAATATTGGAGAACTTTCCGGATGAAATAAGTGGAATTAAAG TGGAGTGCTTTTTTAACAAGAGAAACAATCAACAGCTCTTCAGGCTCCCCAAGTTCCTGACAAATTTGACAGACCCAGCTGGACCATCAAATGTGCCTTCCAAGTTAGAATTGGACGAAGCGAAGGCCTCTCCAGTTAAAAATA AATCGAAAGAGTCAATGGTTGGTACTGGGGAGCAAGGATGTGCTTCAAATGAGATGTTAAGACTTAAACTTGCTCTTGATGGAAATGGAACTCAGTCTGCTAGAATATCACACGGTCAAGATAAAGAAAGACACAAAGTTAGATTTGTTGATCAACCACATATAAGTGCATCAGATTGTGTAGCTTTCACTAAGGGTGATACTTCTAGAAAGAAGCCAGATGGTGTAGCTTTCACTAGGGGGGATGCTTCTAGAAAGAAGCCATATATT GATAAAAGAAGTTGGTTCAAGCAACCA TCTTGGGAGGAAAAACTGCAGAGAGCTCAAGATGCAGGCCATTTGGTTTTACTAGACAATCTGGATCCATCCTATGCATCATCAGAAGTAGAG GCTCTAGTTTGGAAAGCATTTCGCGAAAAGGTTGAGGCAAAAATGATACAATACAGTACTTTTTCTACTCCGCAATATG GCAAGGCTTTTGTTATATTCAAGTCAAAGATTACTGCTGACCGtgtaatatctgaattaaacgAGAGATGCCTGGTTTCGGAAAATTGGAG ACCTGTCATAGGTATCAGAAGAAGTCTAAAAGGGCCAGACAAAACAGCCAGATTTGTTGGACATCTGAGCATTGCCAAAATCAGGCTTCAAAGTCAACGTGAAGAGATG AGAAAGGCAGTATCAACATCACACTGTTCCCAACCTAATACAATTGAGTACGATATGGCTCTGGAATGGTGTTTACAACAGGAAAAGTCAGATGCATGCTGGAAGAATTTATATGAG AAACAAATGAAGGAGATTAGAGAAGCTAGGAAAGCTATAACTAATTTGTAA